In one window of Allorhodopirellula heiligendammensis DNA:
- a CDS encoding DUF1559 domain-containing protein codes for MKRLSRSAFTLVELLVVIAIIGVLVGLLLPAVQAAREAARRMSCSNNFKQIGLGLHNYHSAYNQLPQHMTGNTRTHTNNSEVCNRLYISAQVGLTPFVEQQALWQQISNPFDRNGDGTLAYPPDSPPMGPGPWQTYYPPWMTEIPMLRCPSDPGRGLPALGRCNYAVCVGDVMELTHSGGKNESGIYDATDPLDNDECSMRLGGGSNNNNRAQQAQARNRGMFWCRHTTRFRDCLDGLSGTICMGEIATILGGREIISEFVLNGPDTISTIPSACDDQVDPARPQFWLTSASVGGGNQIRGGRWADGRIQYTAFHTIKPPNSLSCFRGGDASQGISSASSRHQGGAHVLMGDGAVRFITESIEAGNQQMTPAHTGAQSTFGLWGALGTRASRETAQLE; via the coding sequence ATGAAACGGCTTTCCCGGTCAGCGTTCACGCTGGTCGAACTCTTGGTGGTTATCGCCATCATCGGCGTCCTGGTAGGGCTTTTATTGCCCGCCGTTCAGGCCGCCCGCGAAGCAGCTCGACGGATGAGTTGCAGTAATAACTTCAAACAAATTGGTCTGGGGTTACATAATTATCATTCGGCCTATAACCAGTTGCCCCAGCACATGACGGGCAACACTCGCACGCACACGAACAACTCCGAGGTGTGTAATCGACTTTATATCAGTGCCCAAGTCGGATTGACCCCGTTCGTCGAGCAACAAGCCCTCTGGCAACAAATCAGTAATCCGTTTGATCGCAATGGCGATGGGACCCTCGCGTACCCGCCCGACAGCCCACCGATGGGGCCCGGTCCTTGGCAGACTTACTATCCACCATGGATGACGGAGATTCCGATGCTGCGCTGCCCGAGCGACCCCGGCCGGGGACTGCCCGCCCTGGGACGCTGCAACTACGCGGTATGTGTCGGAGATGTGATGGAGCTGACCCACAGTGGTGGGAAGAACGAAAGTGGCATCTACGATGCAACTGACCCGCTGGACAATGATGAATGCAGTATGCGTCTGGGCGGCGGCAGCAATAACAATAACCGAGCGCAACAGGCCCAAGCACGCAACCGGGGGATGTTTTGGTGTCGCCATACCACTCGCTTCCGTGATTGTTTGGACGGCCTCTCCGGCACGATCTGCATGGGCGAGATTGCCACGATTCTCGGTGGACGCGAAATCATTTCAGAGTTTGTGCTCAACGGGCCCGATACGATCTCCACGATTCCTTCTGCCTGTGACGACCAGGTGGATCCTGCACGCCCGCAGTTTTGGCTCACCAGCGCCAGCGTAGGTGGTGGCAACCAAATCCGCGGAGGTCGCTGGGCAGATGGTCGGATCCAGTACACGGCATTCCACACGATCAAGCCACCAAATAGCTTGAGTTGTTTCCGTGGGGGCGATGCCTCTCAGGGAATCTCGTCAGCCTCGAGTCGTCACCAGGGTGGTGCACACGTTCTGATGGGTGATGGTGCGGTCAGGTTCATTACCGAAAGCATCGAGGCTGGTAACCAGCAGATGACTCCGGCTCACACGGGAGCACAGAGTACGTTCGGATTGTGGGGGGCGCTGGGGACTCGCGCCTCACGCGAGACCGCGCAGCTTGAGTAG
- a CDS encoding sialate O-acetylesterase: MSIAIGVVAATTATHADVRLPSVFSDHMVLQQKQEIRIWGWAEKGEAVDVRFRDAAATTQADDHGRWQVELPAMDATAQPQTLVVKGNNTIEVSDILIGEVWLCSGQSNMEWTVDRCTDAEQEIAAANYPLIRHIAIPKTSSFLPVDDVPADWKVCSPETAGRFTACGYFMARHLYQELNVPIGLVNSSWGGTRVEPWTPPVGFQQVPALENIYRSIITRTPGTDAYEQRLTAHIDATTDWVETARASMKTNALLSPSPAYPSELLPFSQHQDPTMLYNGMIHPILGFSIRGAIWYQGESNHAEGMLYLEKKKALISGWRELWKQGDFPFYYVQIAPYQYGSEDAEILPRFWEAQAAVEDEVPHTAMVVINDLATIDNIHPPAKQEVGRRLARLALKNDYGRSETVAHSPEMKSMEIDGNQVRIVFSNAAGGLKTRDGQAPTDFEVIGAGSGGFQPATATIDGDTLILTSDKVKQPVAFRFAWNKTAEPNLMGGTGLPVGAFRGGELPEFVDTLPISSDYQLVYDLDLAKLGKEIQYDVDNSNDVKAFDRVAYLLELAREDGSDQAIFVSMDAFTDDVNRIGIPTKASGAHFQQRVNSLDVFTTVDGIQTGVNMAKGNIEFWPHNYAAANDAKVPGASNSVYDFGDKPSEPVDGYGSMQVHDFGAKQTLFAINKWNAGAKADIGIGNSPGETRDWTFTGNADTYTSKRLRVYVHVQSGAQD; encoded by the coding sequence ATGTCGATTGCGATCGGCGTCGTCGCTGCCACGACGGCCACGCACGCGGACGTTCGCCTGCCGTCGGTGTTCAGTGACCACATGGTACTGCAACAAAAACAGGAAATCCGAATTTGGGGATGGGCTGAGAAAGGTGAAGCGGTCGACGTTCGCTTTCGTGATGCCGCCGCCACCACGCAGGCCGACGACCATGGACGTTGGCAGGTCGAATTGCCAGCGATGGACGCCACTGCCCAACCGCAAACACTCGTCGTCAAAGGTAACAACACGATCGAAGTGAGTGATATCCTGATCGGCGAAGTCTGGCTCTGTTCGGGGCAATCGAACATGGAATGGACCGTCGATCGATGCACCGATGCTGAGCAAGAAATAGCAGCGGCCAACTACCCGTTGATCCGACACATCGCCATTCCGAAAACATCCAGTTTTTTGCCCGTCGATGACGTGCCCGCTGATTGGAAGGTCTGCTCGCCCGAAACCGCTGGTCGCTTCACAGCCTGCGGCTACTTCATGGCCCGTCATCTCTACCAAGAACTTAATGTACCCATCGGTCTGGTAAATTCGTCTTGGGGAGGTACCCGTGTCGAACCGTGGACGCCACCGGTAGGATTTCAGCAAGTCCCTGCCCTTGAGAATATTTACCGGTCCATCATCACGCGCACACCGGGAACGGATGCCTACGAACAGCGATTGACCGCGCACATTGATGCGACAACCGACTGGGTCGAGACAGCCAGGGCGTCGATGAAAACCAACGCATTGCTGTCGCCCAGCCCTGCTTATCCGAGCGAATTATTGCCATTCAGCCAGCATCAGGATCCGACCATGTTGTACAACGGCATGATCCATCCAATCCTCGGTTTTTCCATTCGCGGAGCGATCTGGTATCAGGGCGAATCCAACCATGCCGAGGGCATGCTGTATCTGGAAAAGAAAAAGGCTCTGATCAGCGGTTGGCGTGAACTCTGGAAACAAGGTGATTTCCCGTTCTATTACGTTCAGATCGCACCGTATCAATACGGTAGTGAAGATGCTGAGATCCTACCAAGGTTCTGGGAAGCTCAGGCGGCCGTGGAGGACGAGGTGCCCCACACCGCCATGGTGGTCATCAATGACCTCGCCACCATCGACAACATCCATCCACCGGCAAAGCAGGAGGTGGGACGACGCCTCGCTCGGCTGGCGCTCAAGAACGATTATGGTCGCAGTGAAACTGTCGCTCACAGCCCAGAGATGAAGTCGATGGAAATTGATGGTAATCAAGTACGGATCGTATTCAGCAACGCTGCTGGCGGCCTGAAGACTCGAGATGGCCAAGCGCCCACTGATTTTGAAGTCATTGGTGCCGGTTCAGGTGGCTTTCAACCCGCCACCGCGACGATCGATGGCGATACGCTGATCCTGACATCAGACAAAGTCAAGCAACCCGTGGCCTTCCGATTTGCTTGGAACAAAACCGCTGAGCCCAATCTCATGGGCGGAACGGGATTGCCTGTCGGTGCGTTCCGTGGTGGCGAACTTCCTGAATTTGTCGATACCCTGCCAATCAGCAGCGACTATCAACTCGTCTACGACCTCGATTTGGCGAAACTCGGGAAAGAGATCCAGTATGATGTCGATAACAGTAACGATGTCAAAGCGTTCGATCGCGTTGCGTATCTCCTCGAACTCGCTCGCGAGGATGGTAGCGACCAAGCGATCTTTGTTTCCATGGATGCATTCACCGACGATGTCAATCGGATCGGTATTCCAACGAAGGCGTCGGGAGCTCATTTTCAGCAACGCGTCAATTCGCTCGATGTATTCACGACCGTCGATGGTATTCAAACCGGCGTCAACATGGCAAAAGGTAATATCGAGTTCTGGCCACACAATTATGCGGCAGCCAATGACGCAAAGGTGCCCGGGGCTAGCAATAGTGTTTACGACTTTGGTGACAAACCGAGCGAACCGGTCGATGGCTATGGAAGCATGCAAGTCCACGATTTCGGCGCGAAGCAAACTCTCTTTGCGATCAACAAATGGAATGCGGGAGCGAAAGCAGACATCGGCATTGGCAATAGTCCTGGAGAAACTCGTGATTGGACGTTCACCGGGAACGCCGATACATACACGAGCAAACGATTGCGTGTGTATGTGCACGTTCAATCCGGAGCACAGGACTGA
- a CDS encoding ABC1 kinase family protein, which produces MKLTSIPSLYRNLRRGREILAVLRRYGLADWLSRSPRLPFRNWITDRSGVPLTQYTRAERIRMAITELGPTFIKVGQVLASRADLVGVELAEELKGLRGRVEPDSADQVRATLRAELGDDFETKFESFDFAPLATASIGQVHRAVLLDGRRVVVKVQRSGIDRLMRQDLEVLEGLAQLAARVDTLAIWGPTDMVRQLRPMILHELDFNRERGNLKQFAEMLADNHEQVVIPAVVDRLCSRRVLVMDELAGVTLASLFSGRAHPAAKDLGSRDDEAAGPPQSPQLPRLSKANLPSGFGTRLAKIYLKMVFEDGFFHADPHPGNLFCLPDGRLGILDFGMTGRIDETLRESIEEMLFAIHAGDRRRLTRLIRGVGSPRLDLDQAALEIDVTEFVDTFGRQSLDRFDLAGSLNQLSEILHRHGITLPNQSALLIKMLISLEGTMRELGVGFDSLDIVQNYMRRVIWRRLSPKRRLRQARRIYLENEAFLEEAPEQVLAILNQARLGQLQLRLDPKRITPAVNRLVVGLMASAVFLGSSLMLSYEVSPVLFPNAPMVGLSRLSILGLVGTLASMTVMTALCLSIWRSGRD; this is translated from the coding sequence ATGAAGCTGACGTCGATACCGAGCCTCTACCGAAATCTGCGTCGTGGACGCGAGATTCTGGCGGTGTTGCGCCGTTATGGTCTGGCCGACTGGCTGAGCCGGTCGCCGCGACTGCCATTTCGTAACTGGATCACCGATCGATCCGGCGTACCGCTGACGCAGTACACGCGGGCGGAGCGGATCCGGATGGCAATTACCGAACTGGGTCCCACCTTCATCAAGGTCGGGCAGGTACTCGCCTCTCGCGCCGACCTCGTGGGAGTCGAGTTAGCAGAGGAACTCAAGGGATTGCGCGGCCGGGTCGAGCCAGACAGCGCCGACCAGGTGCGGGCGACACTCCGCGCGGAACTGGGAGACGATTTCGAGACAAAATTCGAATCCTTCGACTTTGCGCCGTTGGCGACAGCATCAATCGGCCAAGTTCACCGAGCGGTGCTGCTCGACGGGCGCCGCGTTGTTGTCAAAGTGCAACGATCGGGGATTGACCGCTTGATGCGTCAGGACCTGGAGGTGCTCGAGGGGCTCGCCCAATTGGCCGCTCGTGTGGATACCCTTGCGATCTGGGGGCCGACGGACATGGTCCGCCAATTACGTCCCATGATTCTGCACGAACTCGATTTCAATCGTGAGCGTGGCAACCTCAAACAGTTCGCCGAGATGCTTGCCGATAATCACGAGCAAGTCGTTATTCCAGCGGTGGTTGATCGACTATGTAGCCGCCGCGTGCTGGTGATGGACGAGTTGGCCGGCGTCACCTTGGCAAGTCTGTTTAGCGGCCGCGCGCATCCGGCGGCGAAGGACCTTGGCTCCCGGGATGACGAGGCCGCGGGCCCGCCGCAGTCTCCGCAACTTCCGCGATTGTCCAAAGCAAATCTGCCATCAGGATTTGGTACCCGGTTGGCAAAGATCTACTTGAAGATGGTATTTGAAGACGGTTTCTTTCACGCCGATCCGCATCCCGGTAATCTTTTCTGTCTGCCCGACGGACGACTCGGCATTCTCGATTTCGGCATGACCGGGCGCATCGACGAAACGCTGCGGGAGTCGATCGAAGAGATGCTCTTTGCGATTCATGCTGGTGATCGACGTCGTTTGACTCGGCTGATTCGCGGTGTGGGCAGTCCTCGACTGGACTTGGATCAGGCCGCGTTAGAGATCGATGTCACCGAGTTTGTCGATACTTTCGGACGCCAATCGCTCGACCGGTTTGACCTCGCCGGATCATTGAACCAACTCAGCGAAATTCTGCATCGCCACGGGATCACCCTGCCCAACCAATCTGCGCTGTTGATCAAGATGCTGATTTCTCTTGAAGGCACGATGCGCGAACTCGGCGTGGGTTTCGATTCGCTTGATATCGTTCAAAACTACATGCGTCGCGTGATCTGGCGCCGCCTCTCGCCGAAACGTCGGTTGCGGCAAGCCCGTAGGATCTACTTAGAAAACGAAGCATTTTTAGAAGAGGCCCCCGAGCAGGTGCTGGCCATTTTGAACCAAGCAAGGCTCGGACAACTGCAGTTACGCCTGGATCCTAAGCGGATCACGCCAGCCGTCAATCGATTGGTCGTCGGACTGATGGCCAGCGCGGTTTTTCTTGGCTCGTCATTGATGTTGTCATACGAGGTTTCACCCGTGCTGTTCCCCAACGCCCCCATGGTAGGACTCAGCAGACTGAGCATCCTGGGACTCGTTGGGACACTCGCGAGCATGACGGTGATGACCGCTTTGTGCCTATCGATTTGGCGTAGTGGCCGCGATTAA